A region of the Microbulbifer pacificus genome:
CACGCTGGCCGGCCACCTGGGGCACACTGCAGCCGAGGGCGATATTGTCGACGACCAGGTGGAGTTTGAAGCAAGCGCCAATACCTCGTTCGAAATTATCGGTACTCCATCCTACACACTGGATGCAGCGCTGACGCCTGCGGACTACTCGCGTATCTACACACACCGCAATATCTTTGCCAACAGCGAAGACGAGACTTATGCCCAGTTGGATCTGAACCTGGAACTCCAGAATGACTGGATAAGTTCTGTGGATGTCGGGGTTAAACACCGCGACCACATGAAAAAGTCGGACTTCTGGAAAGAACAGTGGATCGGCAGTGCTACTCTCGATCAGTTCACCAGCGGCAATTCCGCCGATGACTTCATGGGCAACAGTGGATCTCCGGACGGGCTCTGGGACTTCGATGCGGCGGCCTGGAAACAGTGGACTGTTGACAACCCGGCACTGCGTGCGAACTACCGCCCGGACTACAGTTTCGAGATGGAAGAGAAGGTGACCAGCACCTACGTTCAGGCCAATTTGGATCACGGTCAGCTGCACGGTAACGTCGGCGTGCGCTACGCCAGTACCGATGCGACCAGTCGCGGTTTCCAGATGGTCAAGGTGGTGTCCTGGAACCCGGATACCTGGACGTTGGAACCCGGCCGGGTGGATAACGATTACAGCAGCGTATTGCCGAGTCTGAACCTGGCTTACGACCTGCAGGACGACATGATTCTGCGCTTTGCTGCCGCCAAGGTGATCTCACGTCCCGACTACGACAACCTGGCCATGCGTCGTGCCTATGCAAAAAGCGCCTGGGCAGGCGCGGGCTACGATGGCCTTGGGGCAGGTGGCAACCCGGAGCTCGAGCCGTATCGCGCCAACCAGTACGATGTTTCCGCCGAGTATTACTTCACCGACTCGTCGATCGTTTCCCTGGCATTGTTTTACAAGGATATCGAGTCCTATATCGATACCACTCAGTCGGCTGAGCAGCTTCCGGATGAGAATGGTGTGATTGGTTTGTACAACATCACCATCCCGGTGAACGGCATCGGCGGTCGCAACCAGGGTGTCGAGCTGACGCTTCAGCACGACCTGGGCAATGGTTTCGGTGTACTGGCCAACTACACCTACTCGGATGCGGACATGTTGGAAACCGCAGAGGAAAAGGCGGCAGGCATCGAAAAGCAACTGCCGGCCAACTCCAGTGATACTTACAACGCGACCGCCTATTACGAGGACCACGGCCTGTCGGCGCGACTGGCTTATAACTACCGTTCGCGCTACTACACGGGCACTAACCGCAATGGCCTGGACAAGTATGCCGACGGCTACGGTCAGGTGGATGCGAATATCTCCTATCAGCTCACCGACAATGTGTCACTGGTTCTGCAGATGTTGAATCTCACCGACAGCGAGCAAACGAGCTTTTGGGATTCCAGCGAACGGGTTGGTGATATCCACCAGTACGGCCGTCGCTTCTTTGCCGGAATCAACGCAAAGTTCTGACGAAAAAATTGCATTTCTCCTTTGGTCGTTTTGGGGCCGGTACCGAAAGGATACCGGCCCTTTTTTATACCGTTTATAGGCTACGACGCATGCCTGCATTGCAGTGCAGGGTATTGGTGCGAGCGCAGTATCGATGCTATTCACTGGACCCAAGCGCCGCTGCGTGCAGTAGAATGCCATTTCAATAATAAATGCGGGAACTATCATGCGCTTTTTGAAAATATCAATTCACTGCCTGAAAGGTGCGCTCATGGCATGCCTGCTGCAACCAGCCCTGGCCTCGGCAGAATTCGCCACCGGCCCGGTGGTGGAGAACTTTGGCGCGGTGGCCGATGTTGTGCAATCGGTGCCGCTCACCGGTAAAGAACGTTTCAAGGTTGTATTTGACGCAGCGGAGCAGGGCGAAGAGGGAAAGCGCAATCGCAAGTTCGAGAGCCTCGCCCGCTTCCTCAATATGCAGGCGCGCGCGGGCGTGAAACCGGAACAGATCGAGCTGGCGCTGGTGGTCCACGGCGGTGCGGGCTTTGATGTAGTAAACAGCGCCGCTTTCCAGAAAAAGTTCCAGCGCGATAATCCCAACGCTGAATTGCTGGCGGCGTTACAGAAACACAAGGTGCGCGTCATTCTTTGCGGCCAATCCGCCGCGTTTAACGGAATCGAGAATGATGACTTGTTGCCCGGCGTAGAGATGGCCCTGTCCGCCATGACGGCCCACGCCCTGTTGCAGCAACAGGGCTATACGCTTAATCCTTGGTGAGAACCGGTAAACCGATAGAAAACTCCAGGTATGCAGATCATACTCCTGACTCACGAACGCGAACTGGAGCGTCCGAGTAACACCGGCAAGCTGGTACTGTCCGCCGTAGCCGGTGAGGGAGTAGGTGTGGAGCGGGTGATCTGGCGGCGCGCAGAACCGGATAAAGCATTGCTGGCGACGCTGGATGATCCCGCGATGGGGCTGCTGTATCCCGATACCGAAGTGGCGGGTGAAGCGGCCGGTAACATGAGCATCGAAACCTGCGAGCGGTTTATCCTGCTCGACGCCACCTGGCAGGAGGCGCGCAAGATGTTCAATCGCAGCCCCTATCTCCACCTTGTGCGCAGAGTGAACCTGGTGCCAGCGCGGGATTCCCGCTTTCGCCTGCGGCGCAACCAGAAGTCGGCGGGGCTGTGTACCGTGGAATGTGTGGTGGAAATCCTGCGCTGCAAAGGTCACCTTGAACTTGCCGCTCTGCTGGAGGAGGAATTTGAGCGCTTCAATAGCGCAAATTAAAAAGCTGGCGATTAACGAAGAAGTAATTTTCCCGGATTGGCCCTGTCTGATTTTGGGGTGAAAAAGTGTACTTTTGCAGAGTTAACGGTTGAAATTATTGCCTGGATAAGGAGCTGGAGATGAAAAAACTATTCTGTTGGCTGGCGCTGTTGTTTGTCGCATGCCCTGCCGTGGCGATTGAGGTTGGCGAACCTGCACCGGAGTTTTCCCTGCAGGCATCCGATGGCAAGACTTATACCCTGTCTGACTTCAAAGACAAGCAGGCGGTGGTGATCGCCTGGTATCCGAAAGCGTTTACCAAGGGCTGTACCATCGAGTGCAAATCCCTAGCGGAAAATGGCCACCTGATTCGCGAGTACGATGTCACCTACTTCATGGCTAGCACCGATGAAGTGGAAGACAACAAAAAATTCGCCGATGAATACAAGGCAGATTTCCCGCTGCTGAGCGATCCAACCGGTGCTGTTGCCGAGGCCTACGACGTGAAAATGCCAGTGCTGAATATGGCCAAACGGGTTACCTTCTATATCGGCAAGGACGGGAATATCCTGAAAGTTGACCGCGATATCAAACCCGCTACCAGTGCCGAGGATATGGCGCGCACGTTGGGCGAGCTGGGTGTGGCAAAAAAATAAATTAAAAAAGGCCGCAAATAGCGGCCGAACACTTGGGGGTTTTACATAAATTTTGTGCGGGCCGGGGCAGGCCCGCACAAATTATTTCATGGTGATCAATTCCATGCCCTGCAGTGCAGGAATGGCCTGATGTAATTTTACTTCCAGTTCGTCCAGCGCTTGCAGCTGCAGACACAGCGCATCGGCACGAGCCTCCAGTCTTTCCGCTTTCTTTTCCACCTCGGCCTCGGCCGCTTCTGCCGCAGCCTCCGCGTCCCGTTCGATACTGGCGCCACCGGTAAACACTGCTTTCATGGCATGCCAGGCGATATTGCCGGCAGACTTTGCCGCGAGTTTTTCAATCTGCGGTTCCAGTTCCCTTTCAAACGTTTCGCCAAAGACGTCGTCAACCCACGGGCTGCCGAAAGTGTACACATCGCCCTGCTTTTTGGTCTGTGCCAGCAGTTTTTCTCGCAGTGCTTCGGAAGACTGCAGAAACTCCTGGGTATCGGCACTGTCCGGGCCGGCGAGCACCGCAAGCGCAATACCGACACCGTTCATCGCGATATCCATCGCCTCCACGGCAATTTCGGATACCTGACGTCCGGCGGTGTGCAACCCCTGCTGATAGGACTGCATCAACTCCTGTTGCCGACGGTCGAGGATCAGGCCGGTATCACCCACGGCCAGCTGGTCCGGAGCGTGGTAGGCAAACAGCGGCTGGTTGTCGTCCTCGTCACGGGTTTCCATGAAGTCGCGCCCGACGGTGATCTGCTGGTGGATATCCACATTGCAGCTGTGTTCGTCGCCTCCAGCCAGGTTGATCTCGGTTGCCTGTACCTGGGCGGCGAAGGGCAGGGCCAGTATGGAAGCGGCGGTCAGCAGGCGAATCTTGTTCATCGGTGTATCCAGCATGAATTTGTTCAAAGTGTCATTTGTGGCGTGATCTGCAGGTATGACGCTGCCCGGTTTTGATCCGGATGCAGTGCTTGCGAAAAAAGCCGAATATTTTTTGGCACGCATATTGCTCTTTCTCAGGTAGGCACCTGGTAATCACCTGGTGCACTCGTCAAGAGCGCCGGCCCTACTGGTCACAATGATCGTCACTGGCCCGGCACCAGAAGTATCCGTTGTACCCGATTTCCAGTTTAACCGCGCTTGCCTTGGCATACGCGGAACGGAGTTTCTTTGCCTGAAAAAAGGCTCAGGAAAGCGTCATTCAAAACAGGTTTTGGCATTTGTTCAATAAATGAGGGGTGGCTCATGAAGCGGAAAGCTCTAAGTTGTGCTGTGGTAGCTATCATTGCCGGGGGTGCCATGGCACCGATGCCGATGGCGGTGGCTGAAGAGGTGGAAGAAGTAGCGGTGACCGGGGTGCGGGGCAAGCCGCGCTCGGTATCTGACTCACCAGTACCGGTTGATGTATTCGGATCAGAAGCACTGGAGTCGGTATCCCATACCGATACCAACGACGTGCTGATGACTCTTGTTCCGTCCTACAGTCTGTCGCGCCAGCCGATCAGCGACGGCGGCACTTTTGTCCGCCCCGCACAGCTGCGTGGCATGCCTACGGATAAAACGCTGGTGCTGGTGAACTCCAAGCGTCGCCATCGCGCCGCACTGGTAGAGATTGGTGGTTCCGGTACCCAGGGTCCGGATATTGCGACTATTCCCAGCTCTGCTCTCAAATCCGTTGAGGTGCTGCGCGATGGTGCAGCGGCCCAGTACGGTTCCGATGCCATTGCCGGCGTGATCAACTTTATCCTCAAGGACAACGACGAGGGTGGCTCCTTCGGCGTGCGCACCGGCGAGTACAGTGAAGGCGACGGCTTCCAGACCACCGCAACCGGCAACGTCGGTATGCCCATTGGCAGTAGCGGCTTCCTGAGTATTTCCGGTGAAGTTTCCGCTGCGGATTTTACCTCCCGCTCCGAGCAATACTGTGAAGACTGGTTCTGTATGGCGGATCAGGATCCGGCATTTATTGAGGCGGCAAAAAATGCATCGCTGGAGGGCGATGTGGTACAGCCCTGGGGACAGCCGAACTCTGAAGGTGCGCGACTGTTCTTCAACGCCGGTTACGATCTCGGCGAGGGCAAGGAGCTGTATGCCTTTGGTAACTACTCCGAGAGCGAAGCCGATGGCAGCTTCTATTACCGCTACCCGAACAACGGCACCATTATGGACCTGCGCGAGCAGGATGGCTCCATTTACAGCCCGTTGGAAAAATTCCCCGGCGGCTTCACCCCGCGCTTTTTTGGTGAAGTGACCGACTACTCGATGGTGTCAGGATTTAAAGGCGAAATGGCTTCAGGTCTCGCATACGACCTGAGTGCGCGCTACGGCTATTCCGAAGTGGCCTACACCCTGAAAAATACCATCAACCCGTCCATGGGCCCGGATAGCCCCACGTCCTTCAAGCCGGGCACCCTGGCAAACGAAGAAGTCCAGATCCAGGCGGACTTTTCCAAGGAGCTGATGCTCGGTCTGAACAGCCCGGTTGTAGCGGCATTTGGTATCAGCTACATGGATGAATCCTACGAGCTGAGCGGTGGCGATGAGGCCTCCTATACCGCCGGTCCTTACGCTACCCAGGACCCCTGGGGTTTCTGTAATGACAATGGCACACCCACTGCCGATGGCCTTGCGGTAATGGTAGCGGGGTCGGGCCTCAACTGTGCAGATCCGGATGATCCGGTCTACCAGGTAGTGGGCGTGGGGTCCAACGGCTTCCCCGGCTACTCTCCGGAATACAGCGGCACCTACAGTCGCGACTCCTATGCCGTCTACGGTGACCTCAGCACAGACCTGACCGATCAACTGTTTGTACAGGCCGCAGTGCGCTTTGAGGATTACTCGGACTTTGACTCGGAGCTGGTGGGCAAGCTGGCGATGCAATACGACGTCACCGATAACTTCGGTCTGCGCGCATCGGTCGGCACCGGCTTCCGTGCACCAACTCCGGGCCAGCAGGGCACCACCAACGTCTCCACGCGTCTGCCCAATGGTTTCCCGGTGGCAACCGGTCTGTTCCCCGCCAGCAGCAGCGTTGCCCAGGCCCTGGGTGCCGAGGCGCTGAAGCCGGAAACTTCCACCAACTTCGCGTTCGGTTTTACTGCGGATTTCGACAAACTCAACCTGACCGTGGATTTCTATCGTATCGATGTGGATGACCGCACCTACGCGATTTCCACCCTGGATGTTTCTGCGGATAGCGACAGTGGTGCGGCCTACGACAATTATCTGGCGCTGGTGGATGCCGGAGTGGTGGGTGCCGAATCCATCGGCGGCGTGTTCTACTTCACCAACGCCTTCGATACCCGCACCCAGGGTGTGGATGTGGTGGCAACCTACCCACTGGAATGGTCGGCAGACAGCACCACCAACATCACTGCGTCGCTGAACTACAACAAGTCGGAGTTTACCTCCGACCCCAGTGAATATCTGAACGAAGAAGACCAGTACGACTTCGAGAACTTCGACCCGAAATTGCGCGGCGCGGTCACCGCCATGCACGATATTGGCCCGGTTTCACTGCTGGCCCGCGCCAACTGGTATGGAACTTCAGAAAACTACAATGGCGGCGAAGTGCAGAAGTACGGATCGGTGGTGCAGGTGGATCTGGAAGGTAAATACCACTTTACCGAAAACACCAGTGCCAGCCTCGGTGGCCGCAATATTTTCGACGAGTATCCGGACAAGGACCTGCTCGGCGATTACTGCTGTGGCGCTGTCTACCCGACCGGCTCCATCGTCGACTGGCAGGGCAGCTTCTACTACCTGAGCCTGAATCACAGCTTCTGATATTGAGGTGTCTTCTACGTGACTTGATCCCCGCTCTGCGGGGATTTTTTTTGCCTGATGGCTATGCCAAACCTATCGCCAAACCCTGGAAATAAAGCGGCGGATATGGAAGGTAAACTAAATATGGCCAGAATTAACTGGCTGGCTGGCTGGCTGGCTGGCTGGCTGGCTGGCTGGCTGGCTGGCTGGCTGGCTGGCTGGCTGGCTTGCTTGTGGTTGCTGGCTTGTAGTTGCGGGTATGAAGTCGCAGGCATAAAAAAGGCCAGCTAATGCTGGCCAGTGGAGCGATTGTTATTCTCGCAACTGCGGATCAGCCCATGCGGTGCAGAACCTTCGGCAGTGCAGAAGTGTATTTCTGCACATCCTCGATAAAGCCCATGCTGACGCGCGACCAGTTGGTGTAATCGCGGTAGATGCCGCGAATATGCACGTTCTCTTTCTCCATCTCTGCACGGAAGGTCTCCGCGTTGAGCTCGCCGAGATTGACGAACATGAAATTGGTAACCGACGGCAGAGCGGTGAGACCATTTTCCTTGACCGCGGCGCTGACCATTTCACGCGCTTCCTTGATCTTGCTGCGGCAGTAATCCATGAAGGTGTGATCTTCATAGCTGGCAATCGCAGCGGCAAGACCGGCCTGGTTGAGCCCGTACCAGCCCACACCGTACTTCTCTATCTCGGCGATTTTTTCCGGCTGCGCGATCAGGTAGCCCACGCGCATGCCGGCGAGGCCGTAAATTTTGGAAAAGGTGCGCGCGACGATGATGTCGTGACCCTGTTTCACCAGCGGGATTACCGAGTTGGCATCGCTGTTGTCGGTGATTTCGTTGTAGGCCTCATCCGACAGTACGGTGCATTTCTTGGAAGCCTTGATGCAGAAGTTATTCATGGCCACCGGGTCGATCAGCAGGCCGGTGGGGTTATTCGGGTTGGTCACCTGAACCATGGAAACGGAATCGTCGATGGCTGCGTACATGGCGTCCAGGTCAATCTGCATCGATTCCAGTTTTGGCAGGCGTTTGATTTCGCCCAGCTCCTGGATTTCCACCACACGCGAGGTGGTATCCCAGAACAGATCCGGGCCGAGAATATTGCCCTTGCGTCCAGCTACGATGGCGGCGGCGGTGAGGCCCGCACTGCTGCCGGAACCGATGCTGATATGCTCCGGGGTCAGGCCGTGGCGCTCGGCAATCATCTCCTTGAGTCGGATCACACTGTCGAAAACGTAGTAGGCGCCTTTCTGGCTCGCCTCCATCATGGCCTTGAGCGCGGCGGGGCTGGGGCCGTAAGGGTTTTCATTCGAGTTCAGTCTGGCAATCCCTGGGGGCGGTCCGTACAGCGGCTTGGGGCGCACGATTTCCTTGGCGGAAGCGGCGCTGGCCAGGCCTCCCATGGTGGCGGCAGAAAAGGCCGCAGTGGCCCCCTGTAAGAACAACCTTCTGCTCAGTGATTTGTGCATTATTTTATTCTCCCGGTTGTGTGTTTGTGCTTATGAATATTTGTGCAATCAGTTTTTATGCCTTGGCAAACATCGCCACGGATACCGCAATCAGGTAAACCCCGAACAGCCGCTTCAGGTGCAGCTCGTTCAGGCTGTGCGCCCAGCGCGCGCCGATGGGGGCAGAGATGATGGAAAAGGCGGAAATCGCGATCAGCGCGGGAATATTGATGTAACCGATGGAGCCCATGGGCAAATTTGGTGCGCCGAGTCCCATGATCAGGAAGCCGATGGCACCGGGCAGGCCGATCAGGAAGCCGATTCCGGAGGCGGTTGCCACAGCCTGGTGCGCCGGGCGGTTGCACAGCACCATGGTCATCACCGTAATGGTGCCGCCGCCGATACCGAGCAATGAAGAAAACCCGCCGAGAAAGCTGGCAAGCCCCGCGCGGGCGATACCCGTGGGCATCTGCAGTTTGCCTTTGAGGCCATCGAACAGATGGGGAAACAAAAAATAGATGGAATAGAGCAACACACCGCCGGCAAATACCTTCACCAAACTTTTGCTATCGGTAAAAGAGGCGATATACAGGCCCGCGCCCACTCCGAGCACAATCCATATCGACCAGTCACGCAGTACCTTGAAGTCCACTGCGCCCCGTTTGTTGTGCGCCTGCACCGAGCGCGCTGAGGAAATTACGATGGAGGCGAGCGAGGTGCCGACGGCCACCCGCATCATTTCATCCGTGGCGCTGTGCAGGAAGGGGAATACTGCGAGCAGCGCGGGCACCACCACAAATCCTCCGCCGTTGCCAAACAACCCCGCGGTAATTCCCGCAATCAAACCCGCGGCGCACAGCAGCAGGATAAACAGAGATACTTCCTCGATACTCATTGATTCCCCCGTTTGTTCCTCGTTGAATATCTGGGGAAAAGCATTAACCGTGCCAAGGCACGGGCAGATTCGTTGAGTGGGGATGAAACGAAGGGATTGAGGGCTCGGTCGAGGTCGATGCGCGAAAGCGCCGGGGAATGGTTTACTGAAGTGCGAGGGATTGGTTTACTGAAGCGCTGCAGCTGGTACTCTTTGGCGACAACAACAGTGCGATCACACGCGGGGGAGATATGTTCAAGAGGCTGATTATTGCCTTCACACTGCTGCTGAGTATTTCAGCGCAGGCCGAGCCCATCAGCAGCCTGACCGGTGGTATGGAGCGGCAGCAGGGGCTGTTTGATTTTTACTGGGATAAACAGAAAGGGCGTGTCCTGCTCGAGATCGACAGCTTCGATCGCGAACTGCTGCTGCTCACCGGTCTCGCCCAGGGGCTCGGGTCCAATCCAGTGGGGCTGGATCGCAACCAGGTAGGCGAGAGCCGCGTGGTGAAATTCGAGCGCATCGGCAACAAGGTCCTGCTGCACGAGATCAACCTGAAATACCGCG
Encoded here:
- a CDS encoding TonB-dependent receptor translates to MNRLQRAIRLANISLFTFGAMVALPAAAQDESSKESQRLEEVEVTGYRGSVKKSLDIKRNADVMMDAISAEDVGKFPDQTVADALQRVAGVSVEKSEGEADRVSIRGTPPHLNMTLFNGQHVATALASADVASPPSRSFNYSLLPSELINTLEVHKSPQAKIEEGSIGGTVIVKTRSPLSTASNYTALSVKDIYQESSGEHSPAISGFYSWKNEGNDFGVNMSYVSRDNRIQRDTSGVGYRGFMAGADGSYLPDNVRATRYNSDKDLRTATLALEWQANDSLNLQLNNLVSKVDQLNQFISNGAWNSGAAAGFTNVQLAGDTIVAADVPETAGTGTWAEESLYSTNYHEGGYETRAHDLKVEFTGEGYTLAGHLGHTAAEGDIVDDQVEFEASANTSFEIIGTPSYTLDAALTPADYSRIYTHRNIFANSEDETYAQLDLNLELQNDWISSVDVGVKHRDHMKKSDFWKEQWIGSATLDQFTSGNSADDFMGNSGSPDGLWDFDAAAWKQWTVDNPALRANYRPDYSFEMEEKVTSTYVQANLDHGQLHGNVGVRYASTDATSRGFQMVKVVSWNPDTWTLEPGRVDNDYSSVLPSLNLAYDLQDDMILRFAAAKVISRPDYDNLAMRRAYAKSAWAGAGYDGLGAGGNPELEPYRANQYDVSAEYYFTDSSIVSLALFYKDIESYIDTTQSAEQLPDENGVIGLYNITIPVNGIGGRNQGVELTLQHDLGNGFGVLANYTYSDADMLETAEEKAAGIEKQLPANSSDTYNATAYYEDHGLSARLAYNYRSRYYTGTNRNGLDKYADGYGQVDANISYQLTDNVSLVLQMLNLTDSEQTSFWDSSERVGDIHQYGRRFFAGINAKF
- a CDS encoding DsrE family protein, encoding MRFLKISIHCLKGALMACLLQPALASAEFATGPVVENFGAVADVVQSVPLTGKERFKVVFDAAEQGEEGKRNRKFESLARFLNMQARAGVKPEQIELALVVHGGAGFDVVNSAAFQKKFQRDNPNAELLAALQKHKVRVILCGQSAAFNGIENDDLLPGVEMALSAMTAHALLQQQGYTLNPW
- a CDS encoding tRNA-uridine aminocarboxypropyltransferase, encoding MQIILLTHERELERPSNTGKLVLSAVAGEGVGVERVIWRRAEPDKALLATLDDPAMGLLYPDTEVAGEAAGNMSIETCERFILLDATWQEARKMFNRSPYLHLVRRVNLVPARDSRFRLRRNQKSAGLCTVECVVEILRCKGHLELAALLEEEFERFNSAN
- a CDS encoding peroxiredoxin, with amino-acid sequence MKKLFCWLALLFVACPAVAIEVGEPAPEFSLQASDGKTYTLSDFKDKQAVVIAWYPKAFTKGCTIECKSLAENGHLIREYDVTYFMASTDEVEDNKKFADEYKADFPLLSDPTGAVAEAYDVKMPVLNMAKRVTFYIGKDGNILKVDRDIKPATSAEDMARTLGELGVAKK
- a CDS encoding DUF2884 family protein, encoding MNKIRLLTAASILALPFAAQVQATEINLAGGDEHSCNVDIHQQITVGRDFMETRDEDDNQPLFAYHAPDQLAVGDTGLILDRRQQELMQSYQQGLHTAGRQVSEIAVEAMDIAMNGVGIALAVLAGPDSADTQEFLQSSEALREKLLAQTKKQGDVYTFGSPWVDDVFGETFERELEPQIEKLAAKSAGNIAWHAMKAVFTGGASIERDAEAAAEAAEAEVEKKAERLEARADALCLQLQALDELEVKLHQAIPALQGMELITMK
- a CDS encoding TonB-dependent receptor plug domain-containing protein produces the protein MKRKALSCAVVAIIAGGAMAPMPMAVAEEVEEVAVTGVRGKPRSVSDSPVPVDVFGSEALESVSHTDTNDVLMTLVPSYSLSRQPISDGGTFVRPAQLRGMPTDKTLVLVNSKRRHRAALVEIGGSGTQGPDIATIPSSALKSVEVLRDGAAAQYGSDAIAGVINFILKDNDEGGSFGVRTGEYSEGDGFQTTATGNVGMPIGSSGFLSISGEVSAADFTSRSEQYCEDWFCMADQDPAFIEAAKNASLEGDVVQPWGQPNSEGARLFFNAGYDLGEGKELYAFGNYSESEADGSFYYRYPNNGTIMDLREQDGSIYSPLEKFPGGFTPRFFGEVTDYSMVSGFKGEMASGLAYDLSARYGYSEVAYTLKNTINPSMGPDSPTSFKPGTLANEEVQIQADFSKELMLGLNSPVVAAFGISYMDESYELSGGDEASYTAGPYATQDPWGFCNDNGTPTADGLAVMVAGSGLNCADPDDPVYQVVGVGSNGFPGYSPEYSGTYSRDSYAVYGDLSTDLTDQLFVQAAVRFEDYSDFDSELVGKLAMQYDVTDNFGLRASVGTGFRAPTPGQQGTTNVSTRLPNGFPVATGLFPASSSVAQALGAEALKPETSTNFAFGFTADFDKLNLTVDFYRIDVDDRTYAISTLDVSADSDSGAAYDNYLALVDAGVVGAESIGGVFYFTNAFDTRTQGVDVVATYPLEWSADSTTNITASLNYNKSEFTSDPSEYLNEEDQYDFENFDPKLRGAVTAMHDIGPVSLLARANWYGTSENYNGGEVQKYGSVVQVDLEGKYHFTENTSASLGGRNIFDEYPDKDLLGDYCCGAVYPTGSIVDWQGSFYYLSLNHSF
- a CDS encoding pyridoxal phosphate-dependent aminotransferase; protein product: MHKSLSRRLFLQGATAAFSAATMGGLASAASAKEIVRPKPLYGPPPGIARLNSNENPYGPSPAALKAMMEASQKGAYYVFDSVIRLKEMIAERHGLTPEHISIGSGSSAGLTAAAIVAGRKGNILGPDLFWDTTSRVVEIQELGEIKRLPKLESMQIDLDAMYAAIDDSVSMVQVTNPNNPTGLLIDPVAMNNFCIKASKKCTVLSDEAYNEITDNSDANSVIPLVKQGHDIIVARTFSKIYGLAGMRVGYLIAQPEKIAEIEKYGVGWYGLNQAGLAAAIASYEDHTFMDYCRSKIKEAREMVSAAVKENGLTALPSVTNFMFVNLGELNAETFRAEMEKENVHIRGIYRDYTNWSRVSMGFIEDVQKYTSALPKVLHRMG
- a CDS encoding sulfite exporter TauE/SafE family protein — protein: MSIEEVSLFILLLCAAGLIAGITAGLFGNGGGFVVVPALLAVFPFLHSATDEMMRVAVGTSLASIVISSARSVQAHNKRGAVDFKVLRDWSIWIVLGVGAGLYIASFTDSKSLVKVFAGGVLLYSIYFLFPHLFDGLKGKLQMPTGIARAGLASFLGGFSSLLGIGGGTITVMTMVLCNRPAHQAVATASGIGFLIGLPGAIGFLIMGLGAPNLPMGSIGYINIPALIAISAFSIISAPIGARWAHSLNELHLKRLFGVYLIAVSVAMFAKA